A part of bacterium genomic DNA contains:
- a CDS encoding 4Fe-4S binding protein: MAYIITDECVACGSCAEECPAEAIEDRGDKYWINPDKCTDCGTCAEVCPTSAVIESE, translated from the coding sequence ATGGCTTATATTATTACGGATGAGTGTGTAGCATGTGGAAGCTGTGCAGAGGAATGTCCAGCTGAGGCTATTGAGGACAGGGGAGATAAATACTGGATAAATCCAGATAAATGCACAGATTGCGGAACCTGTGCAGAGGTTTGTCCAACAAGCGCTGTCATTGAAAGCGAATGA